From Mesorhizobium sp. AR02, a single genomic window includes:
- a CDS encoding WGR domain-containing protein, with the protein MPKPVTEPLHLRRIDPARNMSRFYVLSIQPTLFGGASLVRNWGRIGTNGQVMMETFDERADSDEAVSRLERRKRKRGYMAP; encoded by the coding sequence ATGCCGAAACCTGTGACAGAACCGCTTCATCTTCGCCGCATCGATCCCGCTCGCAACATGTCTCGGTTCTATGTGCTGTCCATTCAGCCGACATTGTTCGGCGGCGCGTCGCTGGTCCGCAACTGGGGCCGGATCGGCACAAACGGCCAGGTGATGATGGAAACCTTCGATGAGCGCGCGGATTCCGACGAAGCGGTCTCCCGGCTCGAGCGCCGCAAACGTAAGCGCGGATATATGGCTCCGTAG
- a CDS encoding type II toxin-antitoxin system RelB/DinJ family antitoxin yields the protein MATNALVQTRIDSNIRDRAASVLEGMGLTVSDVVRILLTRTANEGALPLELISNSEAHDAWFRAKVMQALEDTRTDVTAEDVETHFASRRAAALRKAGTTQS from the coding sequence ATGGCGACAAACGCACTCGTGCAGACACGTATCGATTCCAACATCAGGGACCGCGCGGCGTCCGTGCTTGAAGGCATGGGGCTGACGGTTTCCGACGTAGTACGCATCCTGCTGACGCGCACCGCCAATGAAGGTGCACTGCCGCTGGAACTGATCAGCAACAGCGAGGCTCATGATGCATGGTTTCGCGCCAAGGTGATGCAGGCACTCGAAGATACCCGGACCGATGTCACCGCTGAAGATGTAGAGACGCATTTTGCATCCCGACGCGCTGCCGCGCTACGCAAGGCAGGAACTACCCAGTCATGA
- a CDS encoding integrase, giving the protein MAQRHPILSNCVPDRCPNSCIARRHLPAWQAAIAHADAMLEEKRLSNVQRATIRQDRDRMRKLIAPLLEERS; this is encoded by the coding sequence ATGGCCCAGCGCCATCCCATCCTGTCGAACTGCGTGCCTGACCGCTGCCCGAACTCCTGTATCGCACGTCGTCACCTGCCGGCGTGGCAAGCTGCGATCGCACATGCCGATGCCATGCTGGAAGAGAAGCGATTGTCGAACGTGCAGCGAGCCACGATCAGGCAGGACCGTGATCGAATGCGCAAGCTGATCGCGCCGCTTCTGGAGGAACGGTCGTGA
- a CDS encoding CopG family transcriptional regulator, translating to MRTTLAIDDDVLVAAKAMARQQDRSVGEIITDLARRSLRRPQAGSERNGIPLLSPRPDAPPVTLETVNALRDELP from the coding sequence ATGAGAACGACACTGGCGATCGATGACGACGTCCTGGTCGCGGCCAAGGCCATGGCCCGGCAGCAGGATCGCAGCGTGGGGGAGATCATCACCGATCTCGCCCGGCGCTCGCTGCGCCGCCCGCAGGCCGGCAGCGAGCGCAACGGGATTCCTCTGCTGTCGCCTCGGCCGGATGCACCTCCTGTCACGCTTGAGACGGTCAACGCCTTACGTGACGAGCTGCCGTGA
- a CDS encoding HU family DNA-binding protein, giving the protein MQARSIVDSVFKAIADVAASGAETSLPGFGKFKVKDTPEREGRNPSTGATIKISASKKLSFTPAKAIKDALNG; this is encoded by the coding sequence ATGCAGGCCAGGAGCATCGTCGACAGCGTGTTCAAGGCAATCGCCGATGTGGCCGCGAGCGGTGCCGAGACGAGCCTGCCCGGTTTCGGCAAATTCAAGGTGAAGGACACACCTGAACGCGAGGGCCGCAACCCGTCGACGGGCGCGACCATCAAGATCTCCGCCTCGAAGAAGCTGTCCTTCACGCCGGCAAAAGCCATCAAGGACGCGCTCAACGGCTGA
- a CDS encoding TA system VapC family ribonuclease toxin — translation MTFLLDVNVLIALIDPGHVAHDDAYGWFEVTGHAAWATCPITENGVLRIVGNQKYPNSPGSPAVVAQIVTKLRALQGHSFWPDDVSLVGSGDIDAAKILTSAQVTDTYLLALAKAHGGQLASFDRKLSAAAVKSGKSSLHLITTS, via the coding sequence GTGACCTTCCTGCTCGATGTCAATGTGCTGATCGCGCTGATCGATCCTGGCCATGTCGCCCATGACGATGCGTATGGCTGGTTCGAAGTGACCGGCCACGCCGCATGGGCTACCTGTCCCATCACCGAAAACGGTGTCCTGCGCATCGTCGGCAACCAAAAATATCCTAATTCTCCCGGCTCGCCTGCCGTCGTTGCGCAAATCGTTACCAAGTTGCGAGCCCTGCAGGGGCACAGCTTCTGGCCCGACGATGTGAGTCTGGTTGGCTCCGGCGACATCGATGCTGCAAAAATCCTGACCTCGGCACAGGTCACCGACACCTATCTTCTTGCGCTCGCCAAGGCCCATGGTGGCCAACTTGCGAGCTTTGACCGCAAGCTGTCGGCGGCGGCCGTGAAGAGCGGGAAGTCTTCACTACACCTGATCACCACAAGCTAG